One genomic region from Flagellimonas oceani encodes:
- a CDS encoding sugar phosphate isomerase/epimerase family protein encodes MNRSSLAQKSIATVIAVAFLGFYSCKQNSKKETAEESATEMEVVEDTKPDIKLSLAQWSIHKMIFEESVDPYTFAEKASEWGFEGLEYVSALYYKELQAANFSEEAMNNWVEKSKAESEKYGLKNLLIMVDGQGDIAVPDEAERTKAVENHYKWVDAAAALGCHSIRVNLNGSMEPEVWMPASVAGLTQLATYAKDKNINIIVENHGGPSSNAQMLADVMEKVGMDNCGTLPDFGNFCIKREEGDYYSSKCLEEYDKYKGVKELMPYAKGVSAKSYNFDEEGNETVVDYPRMMDIVLDAGYEGYVGVEYEGSELSEEEGILATKQLLEKVLE; translated from the coding sequence ATGAACAGAAGTAGTTTAGCACAGAAAAGTATTGCCACAGTTATTGCCGTGGCTTTTTTGGGATTTTATTCCTGTAAACAGAATTCAAAGAAGGAAACAGCAGAGGAATCTGCAACTGAAATGGAAGTGGTAGAGGATACTAAACCGGACATTAAGCTTTCTTTGGCACAATGGTCCATCCACAAAATGATCTTTGAAGAAAGCGTTGATCCCTACACGTTTGCCGAAAAAGCAAGCGAATGGGGTTTTGAGGGATTGGAATATGTGAGCGCTCTTTATTATAAGGAACTGCAAGCAGCGAATTTTTCCGAGGAGGCCATGAACAACTGGGTAGAAAAGAGTAAGGCCGAAAGTGAAAAATATGGATTGAAGAACCTTTTGATCATGGTGGACGGCCAAGGCGACATCGCTGTTCCGGATGAAGCCGAAAGAACAAAAGCAGTGGAAAACCACTATAAATGGGTAGATGCAGCTGCAGCTTTGGGTTGCCACTCCATCCGCGTTAACCTTAACGGAAGCATGGAACCAGAGGTATGGATGCCGGCATCCGTTGCAGGGCTTACCCAATTGGCCACATACGCCAAGGACAAGAACATCAATATAATTGTAGAAAATCACGGAGGGCCATCTTCCAATGCCCAAATGTTGGCGGACGTTATGGAAAAAGTGGGCATGGACAATTGTGGTACATTGCCGGATTTTGGAAATTTCTGCATCAAAAGGGAAGAAGGCGACTATTATTCGTCCAAATGTTTGGAAGAGTATGATAAATATAAAGGTGTAAAGGAATTAATGCCCTATGCGAAGGGAGTTAGCGCCAAGTCCTATAATTTTGACGAAGAAGGAAACGAAACCGTTGTGGATTATCCAAGGATGATGGACATTGTCCTGGACGCCGGATACGAAGGGTATGTCGGTGTAGAGTACGAAGGCTCCGAACTTAGCGAAGAAGAAGGAATATTGGCCACCAAGCAACTTTTGGAAAAAGTATTGGAGTAA
- a CDS encoding DinB family protein — protein MKGFLQQLFDYNFYCNKKIIGQCSGLDKVPDNCIRLFSHILNAHHIWNQRMMQSPTDFGVWDLHDINTWEDIHYDNQRTSFEIVSNTDDLEQRVEYTNSKGAGHSNQLKDILFHIINHSTHHRGQIMVEFRNAGIEPEPLDYVYYKK, from the coding sequence ATGAAGGGATTTTTACAACAGCTCTTCGATTACAATTTTTATTGTAACAAAAAAATAATTGGACAATGCAGTGGTCTGGACAAGGTTCCGGACAACTGCATTAGACTTTTTAGCCACATTCTCAATGCCCATCATATTTGGAACCAAAGAATGATGCAATCCCCAACTGATTTTGGTGTTTGGGACCTGCATGATATCAATACATGGGAAGACATTCATTACGACAATCAACGGACTTCCTTTGAAATTGTATCCAATACCGATGATCTAGAACAGCGAGTGGAATATACGAACAGTAAGGGAGCGGGTCATTCCAATCAACTCAAGGATATCCTGTTTCATATCATCAACCATTCCACGCACCATCGAGGACAGATTATGGTGGAGTTCCGAAATGCCGGAATTGAGCCCGAACCTCTGGATTATGTATATTACAAAAAATAA